In the genome of Rhodoferax fermentans, one region contains:
- the tsaE gene encoding tRNA (adenosine(37)-N6)-threonylcarbamoyltransferase complex ATPase subunit type 1 TsaE, protein MCSETVHLPIVKTLVWPDEAATQDFAQALVKQPALRQAFIELRGDLGAGKTTLVRHLLRALGVSGRIKSPTYAVVETYELPDLAVWHFDFYRFTNPQEWEDAGFRDIFASPGLKLAEWPDKVAGQLPQADLVLQLVTEEDSARQVTATAHSAIGRALLSTFNSNTPNQDRG, encoded by the coding sequence ATGTGTTCTGAAACTGTTCACCTGCCGATTGTAAAAACCCTGGTCTGGCCGGATGAAGCCGCCACACAAGACTTTGCGCAGGCGCTGGTCAAGCAGCCCGCGCTGCGCCAGGCTTTTATCGAGTTGCGCGGTGACCTGGGCGCGGGCAAAACCACGCTGGTGCGGCACCTGCTGCGTGCGCTGGGCGTGTCAGGCCGCATCAAAAGCCCGACCTATGCGGTGGTGGAGACTTATGAACTACCCGACTTGGCCGTGTGGCACTTTGACTTTTACCGCTTTACCAACCCGCAGGAATGGGAAGACGCCGGTTTTCGCGACATTTTTGCCAGCCCGGGCCTGAAGCTGGCCGAGTGGCCGGACAAGGTGGCAGGCCAGCTGCCACAGGCCGATCTGGTGCTGCAGCTGGTAACGGAGGAAGACAGCGCGCGCCAGGTCACAGCCACCGCACACAGCGCCATCGGACGGGCCCTGTTATCTACTTTTAATAGCAATACACCCAATCAGGACAGGGGCTAG
- a CDS encoding dipeptide epimerase → MLIKRITVGEIKVPLKVPFKTAVRTVTEVHDLVICIETDTGLAGYGEAPATAVITGDLLGSMRAALDLLAPRLLGRKLMDFNALLLLIQRSVIHHSSLKAALEIALYDLRARAFGVPLYQLLGGGDPQLKTDITISVNDLDVMVKDALRAVAEGFDCLKIKVGGHTWQDDVDSVLAIERAVGPHVALRLDANQGWTAKHAVLVIQAIEKAGVALELVEQPVKADDVAGLKFVTEHTLTPVLADEAVFSTRDALHILATGSADIVNIKLMKTGGISQAIEVASLARLHQRTCMVGCMLESAISVTAAAHFAVAFEDVVSYIDLDGPQLCASSAVDGGMRMNGPWITLPDAPGLGITAVHGLTHIKVFDV, encoded by the coding sequence ATGTTGATCAAGCGCATCACGGTTGGTGAGATCAAAGTTCCGCTCAAAGTCCCGTTCAAAACCGCTGTGCGCACGGTCACCGAGGTCCACGACCTGGTGATTTGCATCGAGACCGACACCGGCCTGGCCGGTTATGGCGAGGCGCCTGCCACCGCTGTCATCACCGGTGATCTGCTGGGCTCGATGCGTGCCGCGTTGGACCTGCTGGCGCCACGCCTGCTGGGGCGCAAGTTGATGGACTTCAATGCCTTGTTGTTGTTGATCCAGCGCAGTGTGATTCACCACAGCAGCCTCAAGGCCGCGCTCGAAATTGCGCTGTATGACCTGCGCGCCCGCGCTTTTGGGGTGCCGCTCTACCAGTTGCTCGGTGGTGGTGACCCGCAGCTCAAGACCGACATCACGATCAGCGTCAATGACCTGGATGTGATGGTCAAGGACGCCCTGCGGGCGGTGGCTGAGGGCTTTGACTGCCTCAAGATCAAGGTCGGTGGCCACACCTGGCAGGACGATGTGGACAGTGTGCTGGCGATCGAGCGCGCGGTTGGCCCGCATGTGGCGCTTCGGCTCGATGCCAACCAGGGCTGGACTGCCAAACACGCGGTGCTGGTGATCCAGGCCATTGAAAAAGCCGGGGTGGCTTTGGAGCTGGTCGAGCAGCCGGTCAAGGCCGACGATGTGGCGGGCCTCAAGTTTGTGACCGAGCACACGCTGACCCCCGTTCTGGCCGACGAGGCGGTGTTTTCCACGCGTGATGCGCTGCATATTCTGGCCACCGGTAGCGCCGATATCGTCAACATCAAACTCATGAAAACCGGTGGCATCAGCCAGGCCATCGAGGTGGCCAGCCTGGCGCGCCTGCACCAGCGCACCTGCATGGTCGGTTGTATGCTGGAGAGCGCCATCAGTGTCACCGCTGCCGCGCACTTTGCGGTGGCGTTTGAAGATGTGGTGTCCTACATCGACCTGGATGGCCCACAGCTCTGTGCCAGCAGCGCGGTGGACGGTGGCATGCGCATGAATGGCCCCTGGATCACGTTGCCGGATGCACCAGGACTGGGCATCACGGCGGTGCATGGTTTGACACACATAAAGGTTTTTGATGTCTGA
- a CDS encoding nucleoside/nucleotide kinase family protein: MLANPPMFSMALPDLVQQRIRHLLASGSRKILGIAAAPGAGKSTLAQAIQTQFGEAVQVVPMDGFHLANSELHRLGRRSRKGAPDTFDAAGYVNLIRRIHGQGPGELVYAPEYRREVEKAIAGAIAVLPQTQLIVTEGNYLLLDDDPWCQLPEVLDETWYLDVPDDLRESRLLARHMRFGRTEQQARDWIASTDAPNALRIAQGRARADVCVPWL; this comes from the coding sequence ATGCTTGCCAATCCCCCCATGTTTTCCATGGCCTTGCCCGATCTTGTCCAGCAACGCATCCGCCACCTGCTGGCCAGTGGTAGCCGCAAGATCCTGGGCATTGCTGCCGCCCCAGGGGCGGGCAAATCGACCCTGGCCCAGGCCATCCAGACCCAGTTTGGGGAGGCCGTGCAGGTGGTGCCGATGGACGGCTTTCACCTGGCCAACAGCGAGTTGCATCGCCTGGGGCGCCGCAGCCGCAAAGGCGCGCCCGACACCTTTGACGCAGCGGGTTATGTCAACCTGATACGCCGCATCCATGGCCAAGGCCCGGGCGAGCTGGTGTACGCCCCCGAGTACCGGCGCGAGGTCGAGAAGGCCATTGCCGGTGCCATTGCGGTGCTGCCGCAGACCCAGCTGATCGTCACCGAAGGCAACTACCTGTTGCTCGACGATGACCCATGGTGCCAGCTTCCCGAGGTGCTGGACGAGACCTGGTATCTGGACGTGCCCGACGACCTGCGCGAGAGCCGCCTGCTGGCGCGCCACATGCGGTTTGGCCGCACCGAGCAGCAGGCGCGCGACTGGATCGCCAGCACCGACGCGCCCAATGCGCTGCGCATCGCCCAAGGCCGGGCGCGAGCGGATGTGTGTGTGCCCTGGTTGTGA
- a CDS encoding succinylglutamate desuccinylase/aspartoacylase domain-containing protein, translated as MSDFLKQPVAQVYPTSQLRIHQFAALAPGPRLIVLGAVHGNEVAGSRGIERVVAELDSGALQLARGSVTFVPVSNPLAYQKVQRNGDRNLNRNLRPTDSPQDYEDRLANVLCPFLAGHEVLLDLHSFQAPSQAFAMLGPQDNNGDLEPFAHAAQEQALAVRLGVNRVVEGWLSTYAVGVQQRLARTPVQDRAGLLSTDPSYGVGTTEYMRSQGGYAITLECGQHEDPAAPGVAYRAIRNTLAHLGLVDEPAPPPCPNLEFLRLTQVVDRHHVDDSFVRAWSSFDPLRSGDLVATRHDGTPVLAATDGYIVFPNAKATPGNEWFYLAQASVRDLTAV; from the coding sequence ATGTCTGATTTTCTGAAGCAGCCTGTTGCGCAGGTGTATCCCACCAGCCAGTTGCGCATCCACCAATTTGCCGCTTTGGCACCCGGCCCGCGCCTGATCGTGTTGGGCGCGGTGCACGGCAACGAGGTGGCTGGCAGCCGGGGTATCGAGCGGGTGGTGGCTGAACTTGACAGCGGTGCCCTGCAGCTGGCCCGTGGCTCGGTCACGTTTGTGCCGGTCTCCAACCCGTTGGCCTACCAAAAGGTGCAGCGCAATGGCGACCGCAACCTGAACCGCAATCTGCGTCCCACCGATAGCCCGCAAGACTACGAGGACAGGCTAGCCAATGTGCTCTGCCCCTTTCTGGCCGGGCATGAGGTGCTATTAGATTTGCATTCTTTCCAGGCGCCGTCACAAGCGTTTGCGATGCTCGGTCCACAAGACAACAACGGTGATCTGGAACCCTTTGCCCACGCTGCCCAGGAGCAGGCGCTGGCGGTGCGCCTGGGTGTCAACCGGGTGGTGGAGGGGTGGCTCTCGACCTACGCGGTGGGTGTGCAGCAGCGCCTGGCGCGCACACCGGTGCAGGACCGGGCTGGGTTGCTCAGCACCGACCCGAGTTACGGTGTTGGCACCACCGAATACATGCGCAGCCAGGGGGGCTACGCGATCACCCTCGAATGTGGACAGCACGAGGACCCCGCCGCACCCGGCGTGGCCTACCGTGCCATCCGCAACACGCTGGCGCACCTGGGGCTGGTCGACGAACCCGCGCCACCGCCGTGCCCGAACCTGGAGTTCTTGCGGCTGACCCAGGTGGTGGACCGCCACCATGTGGACGACAGCTTTGTGCGCGCCTGGTCCAGTTTTGATCCGTTGCGCTCTGGCGATCTGGTCGCGACCCGCCACGACGGCACACCGGTATTGGCAGCCACCGACGGTTACATCGTTTTCCCCAATGCCAAAGCCACCCCTGGCAACGAGTGGTTTTACCTGGCGCAAGCCAGTGTGCGTGACCTGACTGCGGTCTGA
- a CDS encoding ABC transporter permease: MNLSKSTIPWGALGPWIALAITCLFFTSQSSRFLSGENLSLVLQQVMVVGVIAIGQSLIILTAGIDLSCGMVMALGGVVMTKFAVDYGMNPYLAIVCGLLVTSCAGLLNGLLVTRVKLPPFIVTLGTLNIAFAITQIYSEAQTITNLPPAMTFLGNTFNIGSTEVSLGTVTMLVLYGLAWFVLRETAPGRHLYAVGNNPEAARLIGISVDKVLVVVYALAGLFYGIAALLSVARTGVGDPNAGTTENLDAITAVVLGGTSLFGGRGIILGSLVGAVIVGVFRNGLTLMGVASVYQTLITGVLVILAVAADQMSRKGAR; encoded by the coding sequence ATGAACCTATCCAAGTCCACCATTCCCTGGGGCGCCCTAGGGCCCTGGATCGCACTGGCGATCACCTGCCTGTTTTTCACCTCCCAGTCCAGCCGCTTTTTGAGTGGTGAAAACCTCTCGCTGGTGCTGCAGCAGGTGATGGTGGTGGGGGTGATTGCGATTGGTCAGTCGCTGATCATCCTGACGGCGGGTATTGACCTGTCCTGCGGCATGGTGATGGCCTTGGGAGGTGTGGTCATGACCAAATTTGCGGTGGACTACGGCATGAACCCCTACCTGGCCATCGTCTGTGGCCTGCTGGTGACCAGCTGCGCCGGCTTGCTCAACGGCCTGCTGGTGACCCGTGTGAAACTGCCGCCTTTCATCGTGACGCTGGGCACCTTGAACATTGCCTTTGCCATCACCCAGATTTATTCCGAGGCGCAGACCATCACCAACCTGCCGCCGGCCATGACCTTCCTGGGCAACACCTTCAACATCGGCAGTACCGAGGTCAGCCTGGGTACGGTGACCATGCTGGTCTTGTACGGCCTGGCCTGGTTTGTGCTGCGCGAAACCGCACCGGGCCGCCACCTCTACGCCGTGGGCAACAACCCCGAGGCAGCGCGCCTGATCGGCATCAGCGTAGACAAGGTGCTGGTGGTGGTGTATGCGCTGGCGGGTCTGTTTTACGGCATCGCCGCCCTGCTGTCGGTGGCGCGCACCGGCGTCGGAGACCCCAATGCTGGCACCACCGAGAACCTCGACGCGATCACCGCCGTGGTGCTGGGAGGCACCAGCCTGTTTGGCGGGCGCGGCATCATTCTGGGCTCGCTGGTCGGCGCGGTGATTGTGGGGGTGTTCCGCAACGGCCTGACCCTGATGGGTGTGGCCTCGGTCTACCAAACGCTGATCACCGGTGTCTTGGTAATCCTCGCCGTTGCTGCCGACCAAATGTCCCGCAAAGGAGCCAGATGA
- a CDS encoding PfkB family carbohydrate kinase — MQQIHTQIQVATAGEALIDLIAAEDGRFEPCLGGAVYNLSRALARQGVATMYLNPLSKDRLGRQLAAALVQDGVVLAQPKPVQEVTSLAVVNLDASGHPSYAFYREGVADRATNAVTLTQACSQAESLALVCTGALALSPDDAETYLPWLAAQRQAGRTVVIDANLRPSVMPNLELYRRHVLAALQFADVIKASDEDLNCLALPGDNPLAQARHLLQACRASVIALTLGSQGAALLTRHGQLFTARESEPISVVDTVGAGDCFLAGWVVTLLQHHLPTDWGSGAVSPEVARDLLCSAIASASLCVMQRGCVPPTRSEVLDRLETVALDFAG; from the coding sequence ATGCAGCAAATTCATACACAGATCCAGGTCGCCACGGCCGGGGAGGCGTTGATCGACCTGATTGCGGCGGAAGACGGCCGTTTTGAGCCCTGTCTGGGGGGCGCGGTGTACAACCTGTCGCGGGCGCTGGCGCGCCAGGGTGTGGCGACGATGTACCTCAACCCGCTCTCCAAAGACCGCTTGGGTCGCCAGCTGGCTGCCGCGCTGGTCCAGGACGGGGTGGTTCTGGCACAGCCCAAACCGGTGCAGGAGGTCACCTCGTTGGCGGTGGTGAATCTCGATGCCAGCGGGCACCCCAGCTACGCGTTTTACCGTGAGGGGGTGGCGGACCGCGCCACCAACGCGGTGACCCTGACCCAGGCCTGCAGCCAGGCCGAGAGCCTGGCGCTGGTGTGCACCGGTGCACTGGCGCTGTCACCGGACGATGCCGAGACCTACCTGCCCTGGCTGGCCGCCCAGCGCCAGGCCGGGCGCACCGTGGTGATTGACGCCAACCTGCGCCCCTCGGTCATGCCCAACCTGGAGCTGTACCGCCGCCATGTGCTGGCTGCCCTGCAGTTTGCCGATGTGATCAAGGCCAGCGATGAAGACCTGAACTGCCTGGCCCTGCCCGGCGACAACCCCTTGGCACAGGCGCGCCACCTGCTGCAGGCCTGCCGTGCCAGTGTCATCGCCCTGACGCTGGGTAGCCAAGGCGCGGCCTTGTTGACCCGCCATGGCCAGCTGTTCACCGCCCGGGAGTCAGAGCCCATCAGCGTGGTCGACACCGTGGGGGCTGGGGACTGTTTTCTGGCGGGTTGGGTGGTGACCCTGTTGCAGCACCACCTGCCAACCGACTGGGGCTCTGGCGCCGTCTCGCCCGAGGTGGCCCGGGACCTGTTGTGCAGTGCCATCGCCAGCGCCAGCCTGTGTGTGATGCAGCGCGGCTGTGTGCCACCCACACGCTCCGAGGTGCTGGACCGGCTGGAGACGGTGGCGCTGGATTTTGCAGGCTGA
- a CDS encoding substrate-binding domain-containing protein, with product MKFSTPLILSTLTLAVGSAFAADAPVIGLITKTETNPFFVKMKEGAKAEAEKAGAKLMSAAGKIDGDTAGQITALENMASAGAKTIMITSAGDAIIPTVKKIQAKGVQVIALDSPFEGADALFATDNYKAGVLIGQYAKAAMAGKPVKIAMLDLFPGHPVGAQRHNGFMAGFGLKANDAKSNELSTAPEIVCANDTNGDRAKGQTAMENCLQKDPGINVVYTINEPAAAGAYNALKKAGKEKGVLILSVDGGCQGIKDTEAGIITATSQQYPLKMASMGVAAGVEYAKTGKKATGYVDTGVTLIAKNAIAGVDSKDTKVGLDLCWGKK from the coding sequence ATGAAATTCTCCACCCCCCTGATCCTGAGCACCCTGACCCTGGCCGTGGGCAGCGCCTTTGCTGCCGACGCCCCGGTGATCGGCCTGATCACCAAGACCGAGACTAACCCCTTCTTCGTCAAGATGAAAGAGGGTGCCAAGGCCGAGGCTGAGAAAGCGGGTGCCAAACTGATGTCTGCCGCGGGCAAGATCGACGGTGACACCGCTGGCCAGATCACCGCGCTGGAAAACATGGCGTCTGCCGGTGCCAAGACCATCATGATCACCTCGGCCGGTGACGCGATCATCCCGACCGTGAAAAAAATCCAGGCCAAAGGCGTGCAGGTGATTGCGCTGGACAGCCCGTTTGAGGGCGCTGACGCGTTATTTGCCACCGACAACTACAAGGCCGGGGTGCTGATTGGCCAATACGCCAAGGCCGCAATGGCAGGCAAACCGGTCAAGATCGCGATGCTCGACCTGTTCCCTGGCCACCCGGTGGGGGCGCAGCGCCACAACGGGTTTATGGCGGGTTTTGGCCTGAAAGCCAATGACGCCAAGTCCAATGAGCTCTCCACAGCACCAGAGATCGTCTGCGCCAACGACACCAACGGTGACCGTGCCAAAGGCCAGACCGCGATGGAAAACTGCCTGCAAAAAGACCCTGGCATCAATGTCGTCTACACCATCAATGAACCTGCTGCTGCTGGCGCCTACAACGCGCTGAAAAAGGCCGGCAAAGAAAAAGGTGTGCTGATCCTCTCGGTGGACGGCGGCTGCCAGGGCATCAAGGACACCGAGGCTGGCATCATCACCGCCACCTCTCAGCAATACCCGCTGAAGATGGCTTCGATGGGTGTGGCCGCCGGGGTGGAATACGCCAAGACTGGCAAAAAGGCCACGGGTTATGTGGACACCGGTGTGACCCTGATCGCCAAGAACGCGATCGCGGGCGTGGACAGCAAGGACACCAAGGTCGGCCTGGACCTGTGCTGGGGCAAGAAGTAA
- a CDS encoding N-acetylmuramoyl-L-alanine amidase → MKRRDFVQSGALVLLLGAQQLARGATILAVRVWPAPDYSRVTIESDALLTFTQNFIPNPPRLAVDVRGIDLNPALKELVAKVGPTDPTINGIRVGQFGPGVVRLVVDLKQPVAPQVFNLPPVAAYRHRLVFDLYPTVLPDPLEALIAERLKDATSASPQTPQSNSAADPLGELMAQKSKPSASTQAPKPGSSQAQGASTSVAGNPLLTGSGGQKGLSNQEGPFMSVPRPQATDRLIIIALDPGHGGEDPGAIGPGGTREKDVVLRLAHRLRERINNSTVNGNAMRAFMTRDSDFFVPLGVRVDKARRVKADLFISLHADAFFTPNPQGASVFALSQGGASSSAARWMADKENKADLIGGLNVKAKDVQVRRALLDMSTTAQIKDSLQLGGAMLGEIKRVGKLHKPKVEQASFAVLKAPDIPSVLVEAAFISNPVEEAKLNSDAYQEQLADALMKGIEAYFARNPPLARNRSL, encoded by the coding sequence GTGAAACGCCGTGACTTTGTCCAAAGTGGCGCGCTGGTGTTGCTGCTGGGTGCGCAGCAGCTGGCGCGTGGCGCCACCATCCTGGCGGTGCGGGTGTGGCCGGCGCCAGACTACTCACGTGTCACCATCGAGTCCGACGCGTTGCTGACGTTCACCCAGAACTTCATCCCCAACCCGCCGCGTCTGGCGGTGGATGTGCGTGGCATTGACCTGAACCCGGCACTCAAAGAACTGGTGGCCAAGGTGGGCCCAACCGATCCGACCATCAACGGCATCCGTGTTGGCCAGTTTGGCCCGGGTGTGGTGCGGCTGGTGGTGGACCTGAAACAGCCGGTGGCGCCCCAGGTGTTCAACCTGCCACCGGTGGCCGCCTACCGGCACCGACTGGTGTTTGACCTCTACCCCACGGTGCTGCCCGACCCGCTGGAGGCCTTGATTGCCGAGCGTTTGAAAGACGCCACCAGCGCGTCACCTCAAACACCCCAAAGCAACTCAGCCGCTGACCCGCTGGGTGAGCTGATGGCCCAAAAATCCAAACCCAGCGCCTCCACCCAAGCGCCCAAACCCGGCAGCAGCCAGGCGCAAGGTGCTAGCACAAGCGTAGCTGGTAACCCTTTACTCACGGGGTCTGGCGGCCAAAAAGGATTATCAAATCAGGAAGGCCCTTTTATGTCGGTACCGCGCCCGCAGGCGACCGACCGGCTGATCATCATTGCGCTCGACCCCGGCCACGGCGGCGAAGACCCGGGCGCCATCGGCCCCGGCGGCACGCGTGAAAAAGACGTGGTGCTGCGCCTGGCGCACCGGCTGCGTGAACGCATCAACAACAGCACCGTCAACGGCAACGCGATGCGCGCCTTCATGACGCGTGACTCCGACTTCTTTGTACCGCTGGGTGTGCGGGTGGACAAGGCCCGCCGGGTCAAGGCCGACCTGTTCATCAGCTTACACGCCGACGCGTTTTTCACGCCCAACCCGCAGGGCGCCAGCGTGTTTGCGCTGAGCCAGGGTGGCGCCTCCAGCTCGGCGGCACGCTGGATGGCCGACAAGGAAAACAAGGCCGACTTGATTGGTGGCCTCAACGTCAAGGCCAAAGATGTCCAGGTGCGCCGTGCGCTGCTGGACATGAGCACCACCGCCCAGATCAAGGACAGCCTGCAGCTCGGCGGCGCCATGCTCGGGGAGATCAAACGTGTGGGCAAGTTACACAAACCCAAGGTGGAACAGGCGTCGTTTGCGGTGCTCAAGGCGCCCGACATCCCGAGTGTGTTGGTCGAGGCGGCCTTCATCAGCAACCCGGTCGAAGAAGCCAAACTCAACAGCGATGCCTACCAGGAGCAGCTGGCCGATGCGCTGATGAAAGGCATCGAGGCTTATTTCGCCAGAAACCCACCGCTGGCGCGCAACCGCAGCTTGTGA
- a CDS encoding RbsD/FucU family protein produces the protein MLKGIDPLLTPELLKILMEMGHDEALVLADANFSATRFAAGKPVIRLPGSSMLQVVRAVTSLFPLAADVDHPVGFMGVSDQPEDYRSALQREVIEVINPDLLAHQSVEHIERYAFYERTRTAHAVVLTGELQPFGNFILRKGVLGEDLRP, from the coding sequence ATGCTTAAAGGAATCGACCCGCTGCTCACCCCTGAGCTGTTGAAAATTTTGATGGAAATGGGCCATGACGAGGCCCTGGTGTTGGCAGACGCCAACTTCAGCGCCACCCGTTTTGCCGCTGGCAAACCTGTCATCCGCCTGCCGGGCAGTTCCATGCTGCAGGTGGTGCGCGCCGTCACCTCGCTCTTTCCGCTGGCGGCCGACGTGGACCATCCGGTCGGGTTCATGGGGGTCAGTGACCAGCCCGAAGATTACCGCTCGGCGCTGCAACGCGAGGTGATTGAGGTCATCAACCCCGACTTGCTGGCGCACCAGAGTGTGGAACACATCGAGCGTTATGCCTTTTACGAGCGCACCCGCACGGCCCATGCGGTGGTGCTGACCGGTGAACTGCAGCCTTTTGGCAACTTCATTTTGCGCAAAGGGGTGCTCGGCGAAGACCTGAGGCCATGA
- a CDS encoding ATP-binding cassette domain-containing protein, which yields MNPKVIQPLVMQAKGITKRFGQVVALDGVDFELRAGEILAVIGDNGAGKSSLIKVLSGANTPDEGEVLLDGKPVFFRSPIDARRAGIETVYQDLAVAPAMSIAENLFLGREILKPGFIGQLLRLLDKKEMLAQAIARMNDLKVGIRSMTQAVETLSGGQRQCVAVARAAAFAQHVVIMDEPTAALGVKEGNMVLELIRRVRDKGLPVILISHNMPHVFEVADRIHIQRLGKRAAVVNPKTISMSDTVAVMTGAKTVDELPAEALA from the coding sequence ATGAATCCAAAAGTAATCCAACCCCTGGTCATGCAGGCCAAGGGCATCACCAAACGCTTTGGTCAGGTGGTGGCGCTCGATGGTGTCGACTTCGAGTTGCGGGCCGGGGAGATTTTGGCGGTGATTGGTGACAACGGCGCTGGCAAGTCCTCACTGATCAAGGTGCTGTCCGGTGCCAACACACCCGACGAGGGTGAGGTGCTGCTCGATGGCAAACCGGTGTTTTTCAGGTCACCGATTGACGCGCGCCGGGCCGGGATCGAGACGGTCTACCAGGACCTGGCGGTGGCCCCGGCCATGAGCATTGCCGAAAACCTGTTTCTGGGCCGCGAGATCCTCAAACCCGGCTTCATCGGCCAGCTGCTGCGCCTGCTCGACAAAAAAGAAATGCTGGCTCAGGCGATTGCGCGCATGAACGACCTCAAAGTCGGCATCCGCTCGATGACGCAGGCGGTGGAAACGCTCTCAGGCGGCCAGCGCCAGTGTGTCGCCGTCGCCCGTGCGGCGGCATTTGCCCAGCATGTGGTGATCATGGACGAACCGACCGCTGCACTCGGTGTCAAAGAAGGCAACATGGTGCTGGAGCTGATCCGCCGGGTGCGCGACAAGGGTTTGCCAGTGATTCTGATCAGCCACAATATGCCCCATGTGTTTGAGGTGGCGGACCGTATCCATATCCAGCGCCTGGGAAAACGCGCCGCCGTGGTCAACCCCAAAACCATCAGCATGAGTGACACGGTGGCGGTGATGACCGGTGCCAAAACGGTGGACGAGTTACCCGCCGAAGCACTTGCGTGA
- the queG gene encoding tRNA epoxyqueuosine(34) reductase QueG — MNSFRTHNKGDDWVSRIRGWARELGFSQIGVTGVDLSSAEPGLSAWLEAGWHGQMAYMAAHGLKRARPAELVPGTLSVITARMDYLPSNTPVGWQRVELDRSNEPTQGIVSLYARGRDYHKVMRQRLQTLCEQMVMELGPLGYRVFTDSAPVLEVELASRSGLGWRGKHTLALNREAGSMAFLGEIFVDMALPPTEPVRSHCGSCSACLDVCPTQAIVAPYRLDARRCLSYLSIEHAGPIPEALRVPMGNRIYGCDDCQLVCPWNKFAQTSKLPDFDARQQLVEQPLVALFAWTEDAFLRHTEGSPIRRIGHERWLRNLAVALGNALRVASSDDQRQVLMAALHSRRAHPSELVREHVVWALAQA; from the coding sequence GTGAACAGTTTCAGAACACATAACAAGGGTGATGACTGGGTCTCCAGGATCCGGGGCTGGGCACGTGAGCTGGGATTTTCCCAAATTGGCGTGACCGGGGTCGATTTGTCCTCGGCAGAACCCGGATTATCGGCCTGGCTGGAGGCGGGCTGGCATGGCCAAATGGCCTACATGGCGGCACACGGCCTCAAGCGCGCGCGACCGGCCGAACTGGTGCCAGGCACCCTGAGTGTGATCACTGCACGCATGGACTACTTGCCCAGCAACACACCCGTAGGCTGGCAGAGGGTGGAGTTGGACCGCTCGAATGAGCCAACACAAGGCATTGTGTCGCTCTACGCCCGAGGCCGGGACTACCACAAGGTGATGCGCCAGCGCCTGCAAACCTTGTGTGAGCAGATGGTGATGGAGTTGGGTCCACTGGGTTACCGCGTTTTCACCGACTCGGCGCCGGTGCTCGAGGTGGAACTGGCCAGCCGCAGCGGCCTGGGCTGGCGTGGCAAACACACGCTTGCGCTCAACCGCGAGGCCGGGTCAATGGCGTTTCTGGGTGAGATTTTTGTCGACATGGCCTTGCCGCCAACTGAGCCGGTCCGCAGCCACTGCGGCAGCTGCAGCGCGTGCCTGGACGTGTGTCCGACCCAAGCCATTGTGGCGCCGTACCGGCTCGATGCGCGCCGTTGCCTGTCCTACCTGAGCATCGAACACGCCGGGCCGATCCCTGAGGCACTGCGTGTGCCAATGGGTAACCGCATTTACGGCTGTGACGACTGCCAACTGGTCTGCCCCTGGAACAAGTTCGCCCAGACCAGCAAGCTACCTGACTTTGACGCTCGGCAACAGCTGGTGGAGCAGCCGCTGGTAGCGCTGTTTGCCTGGACTGAAGACGCGTTTTTGCGCCACACCGAAGGCAGCCCGATCCGGCGCATTGGCCATGAACGCTGGCTGCGCAATCTGGCGGTGGCCCTGGGCAACGCCTTGCGGGTGGCCTCGTCCGACGACCAGCGGCAGGTGTTGATGGCGGCATTGCACAGCCGACGGGCGCATCCCAGTGAACTGGTGCGTGAACACGTGGTCTGGGCGCTGGCGCAGGCCTGA